Proteins encoded by one window of Aphis gossypii isolate Hap1 chromosome X, ASM2018417v2, whole genome shotgun sequence:
- the LOC114129930 gene encoding phenoloxidase 1-like, translating into MTDKNNILYLFDRPTEPIFIGKGDENVSFDVPAEYLTDRYKPLASDIQNRFSGGKTISITKLDRIPDLSFPLSLPRDAAFSLFIPYHSKMASKLIEIFMDTKSFDELLSLAVYCRDRINPYMFIYALSVVVTHRPDTRNLELPSHVEMFPSLYMDATVFGRAREESAVVQTGSRTPIEIPHDYSANDLDFEHRISYFREDIGINLHHWHWHLVYPFEGPMSIVNKDRRGELFYYMHQQIIARYNMERLSNDMNRVVRLTNWRDPILEGYFPKLDNILANRVWPPRPVNARLSNINREVEQISFDIEDLERWRDRIFNAIHSGFIINTAGQQVRLTETDGINILGNLIEASVLSLNQNLYGSLHNNGHNAISFIHDPDNRFLENYGVMGDSATAMRDPIFYRWHAYIDDIFQEFKATIPSYNVQNLSFENVRVQSVEIAATGIPRNEFSTFWQQSDVDLSRGLDFLPRGSVFARFTHLQHAPFNYKITVENNGNQRVGTVRIFIAPRFDERGLPFLFREQRKLFVELDKFSVTLKRGRNDITRRSIESSVTIPHDVTYRNLDRNRPSGNSEAAAAFNFCGCGWPQNMLIPKGSSEGFQCQLFVMISNGANDQVENAQADGQTCDNASSYCGIRNARYPDARSMGYPFDRTPRDGVVTLQQFLTPNMAVQDVRIRFSNRTVAPLQNRTGTQQVQTPKTTPAKASSGGSNWN; encoded by the exons ATGacagacaaaaataatattttgtatttgttcgATCGTCCCACTGAACCCATATTCATCGGAAAAGGTGATGAAAACGTATCTTTCGACGTACCAGCAGAATATTTG ACTGATCGATACAAGCCACTGGCATCCGAcattcaaaatcgtttttctgGCGGAAAAACTATCTCAATTACTAAGTTGGACCGTATCCCCGACCTGTCATTTCCACTGTCACTTCCCAGAGATGCGGCATTTTCTCTTTTTATTCCGTACCACTCTAAAATGGCTTCAAAattgattgaaatttttatgg ATACAAAATCTTTCGatgaattattatcgttaGCCGTGTACTGCCGCGATCGAATTAACCCGTACATGTTTATTTATGCATTATCCGTTGTCGTGACACATAGGCCCGACACTCGTAATTTGGAACTGCCATCGCATGTAGAAATGTTTCCAAGTCTGTACATGGACGCGACAGTTTTTGGCCGCGCCAGAGAAGAATCGGCAGTGGTTCAAACAGGTTCAAGG aCCCCGATTGAAATACCACACGATTATTCTGCCAACGATCTGGATTTCGAGCACAGAATTAGCTACTTCCGCGAGGACATCGGTATTAATCTTCATCATTGGCATTGGCATTTGGTTTATCCGTTCGAAGGACCGATGAGTATTGTAAATAAAGACAGACGCGGtgaactattttattacatgcaTCAACAGATCATAGCCAG ATACAATATGGAACGACTGAGTAATGATATGAATAGAGTTGTTCGCCTGACAAATTGGCGTGACCCGATTTTGGAAGGTTATTTTCCGAAATTAGACAACATTTTAGCCAACCGTGTATGGCCACCTAGACCTGTCAACGCCCGACTTTCT AACATTAACAGAGAAGTTGAACAGATATCGTTCGACATCGAAGATCTGGAACGTTGGAGGGACCGTATATTCAACGCTATACATTctggatttattattaat accgCTGGACAGCAAGTTCGTTTAACTGAAACTGACGGAATTAACATTTTGGGAAACCTTATTGAAGCTAGCGTACTAAGTCTGAATCAAAATTTGTACGGTTCTCTTCATAACAATGGCCACAACGCAATCTCTTTCATCCATGATCCCGATAATAGATTTTTg gaaAACTATGGAGTTATGGGCGACTCTGCTACTGCCATGCGTGAtcctatattttatcgttGGCATGCATATATTGACGATATATTCCAAGAATTTAAAGCCACAATACCTAGTTATAACGTTCAAAAT ttgagtTTCGAAAACGTAAGAGTACAAAGCGTAGAAATTGCAGCCACTGGAATACCACGTAATGAGTTTTCGACGTTCTGGCAACAAAGTGATGTTGACTTGTCTAGAGGTTTGGACTTTTTGCCACGTGGATCTGTATTTGCTCGGTTCACTCATTTACAACATGCACCgttcaattacaaaattacc gttgaaaataatggaaaCCAGCGAGTTGGAACAGTTCGCATCTTTATTGCTCCTAGGTTTGATGAACGAGGTTTACCATTCTTATTTAGGGAACAGAGAAAACTTTTTGTTGAGCTTGACAAATTTAGCGTAACAC tAAAGAGAGGAAGAAATGATATCACTCGAAGATCTATCGAATCATCAGTAACCATACCACACGATGTAACTTATCGAAACTTAGATAGAAACAGACCATCCGGTAATTCAGAAGCAGCGGCAGCTTTTAATTTCTGCGGTTGTGGTTGGCCACAAAACATGTTGATACCCAAAGGGTCATCCGAAGGATTCCAGTGCCAATTGTTTGTCATGATATCTAACGGTGCCAACGATCag GTGGAGAATGCACAAGCGGACGGTCAAACTTGTGACAATGCTTCTAGCTACTGCGGTATTCGTAACGCGCGTTATCCAGACGCCAGATCTATGGGCTATCCGTTTGATCGTACACCAAGAGACGGAGTGGTCACTCTCCAACAGTTTTTGACACCGAACATGGCTGTACAGGACGTGCGTATACGTTTTTCGAATCGCACAGTGGCACCATTGCAAAACAGAACAGGAACCCAACAGGTTCAAACTCCAAAAACTACACCAGCAAAAGCTTCGTCGGGAGGTTCCAATTGGAACTAA